One Helianthus annuus cultivar XRQ/B chromosome 7, HanXRQr2.0-SUNRISE, whole genome shotgun sequence genomic region harbors:
- the LOC110869219 gene encoding protein PSK SIMULATOR 1 — protein sequence MGIETWLIKVKKSILHPKGIKPMIKKSKVGVLAFEISSIMPKLNHMWLNLSDKNITRLHESIRLEGVRRIVSTNDAFLLSLACAEMVENLKMVSKTVSRLSKRCEDSKIRCFETLFEGFANTGRDPYCWAFGWKEMEARIKKMERYVAATATLHREIDELTVMKQQKILDLEQKIHWQKQKIQYLKGKSLWNKTFDPITLLLARLIFTILSRIKLVFNIKYSYPPSLPRSLSASAMVYPTDQPSNTFTFVSGPLIKGSKHEETNDLSHGFFEKNSTILKPSSTTLGAAALALHYANLIVVTEKMIRSPQLVGVDARDDLYFMLPKSIRSSLRRRLKGVGFTASDPVLAGEWREALGKILGWLSPLAHNMLKWQNERSFEHQNLMPKTGVLRLQTLFFADQEKTEAAITELLVGLNYIWRFDNAKALLNCTKFRS from the coding sequence ATGGGTATAGAAACATGGTTAATAAAGGTCAAAAAATCCATATTACACCCCAAGGGGATTAAACCAATGATCAAGAAATCAAAGGTTGGAgttttagcctttgagatttcaTCAATCATGCCAAAGCTCAATCACATGTGGTTAAATCTTTCAGACAAAAACATAACCCGTCTTCACGAATCGATACGCCTAGAAGGTGTTCGACGAATTGTGTCAACCAACGACGCGTTTCTTCTCAGCTTAGCGTGTGCGGAGATGGTCGAAAACCTCAAAATGGTGTCGAAAACAGTGTCGAGACTGAGCAAACGGTGCGAAGACTCGAAGATTCGGTGCTTTGAGACGCTGTTTGAAGGTTTTGCTAATACGGGCCGTGACCCGTATTGTTGGGCTTTCGGGTGGAAAGAAATGGAGGCCCGGATCAAGAAGATGGAGCGGTATGTCGCAGCCACTGCTACGCTTCATCGAGAGATCGATGAACTGACTGTTATGAAGCAACAGAAGATTCTTGATTTGGAACAAAAGATTCATTGGCAGAAACAAAAGATTCAGTATCTAAAAGGGAAATCTTTATGGAATAAAACTTTTGATCCAATAACTTTATTACTTGCAAGATTAATCTTCACAATTCTTTCAAgaatcaaacttgttttcaataTAAAATATAGttatccaccttctttgcctagaaGCCTTTCGGCTTCGGCGATGGTCTACCCGACCGATCAACCGTCGAACACGTTCACCTTCGTATCCGGTCCGTTGATCAAAGGGTCAAAACACGAAGAAACGAACGATCTTTCACACGGGTTTTTCGAGAAGAATTCCACGATTCTAAAACCGTCGTCCACCACTTTAGGAGCGGCTGCGCTCGCTTTACACTACGCTAACTTGATCGTTGTAACCGAGAAGATGATAAGATCGCCGCAACTGGTGGGTGTTGACGCTCGGGATGATCTTTACTTTATGTTACCGAAGAGCATACGGTCTTCGTTACGGCGTCGGTTGAAAGGGGTTGGGTTTACCGCGAGTGATCCGGTGCTTGCGGGAGAGTGGAGAGAGGCGTTGGGGAAGATATTGGGGTGGTTATCGCCGTTGGCGCATAATATGTTGAAATGGCAGAATGAAAGGAGCTTTGAGCATCAGAATTTGATGCCGAAAACGGGTGTTCTTCGTTTGCAAACGCTCTTCTTTGCGGATCAAGAGAAAACCGAGGCGGCGATTACCGAGCTTTTAGTTGGTTTGAATTATATTTGGAGATTTGATAATGCTAAAGCCTTGTTAAATTGTACTAAATTCAGGTCTTGA
- the LOC110869220 gene encoding CDGSH iron-sulfur domain-containing protein NEET, whose protein sequence is MASMVGVGLSFGLISPPKPLKTNHPTRRMVVVRAEGGTINPEIRKAEEKVVDAVVVTELAKPLTAYCRCWRSGTFPLCDGAHAKHNKATGDNVGPLLLKKQ, encoded by the exons ATGGCGAGCATGGTCGGAGTTGGTCTTTCTTTCGGCTTAATATCACCACCGAAGCCACTTAAAACAAACCACCCCACACGGCGGATGGTGGTGGTCAGAGCCGAAGGAGGTACTATCAACCCCGAAATCAGGAAAGCCGAAGAAAAAGTCGTCGATGCAGTCGTTGTTACCGAGCTCGCCAAACCGCTCACTGCTTATTGCAG GTGTTGGAGGTCTGGGACTTTCCCACTTTGTGATGGTGCACATGCAAAGCACAACAAAGCTACTGGAGATAATGTCGGGCCCTTGTTAttgaaaaagcaataa